A stretch of DNA from Microscilla marina ATCC 23134:
TTTTCTTGGACGTGCCTGCATGTTCATTCTGGTAAGAATGATACTGTAGACAATGTGCAGGATAATAAAAGTAAAGTTAAGTATAGAAACCGTTTGGATAAGCGGGTTACTTCCCATAAAATGGGCATAAGCATTGAATGCTGTTCCTCCGTCGTTTTTAAGCAACTGAAGGTTGCCTATCAAGTGTATAATCAGGAACAAGCACAGGAATATGCCAGTAAGCGCCATCAGAACTTTTCGTCCAATGGTGCTGGTCATCATGTCGACGAACCAGCCCTTTTTGTCCTTGGCCATTTTTTGTGTCGTTGAACTCATAATAAATCTATATTTTCTTGATTTTTAGTTACATAATATGCGACAATCTTAGATTGTTCAAAAATATACGTGAACAAACTACCAAACAAAAAAAAGCTTTATTTTGATTCATTCTAAACTACTCTTCAAGCCTCTATTAATGGCAAAGCTTCATTTAATTAGTGCTTTTGATATTACAAAAAAAATGTAGAGTGATTTTGTTTGAGACTTGTACATATTATTTGCAAATTATGGGATTTAACAATAATTGTAGGTATAGCAAATGAAGAAGCATCAGCGCTGTGAGATAGTTTTGTTTGATCGTTCGGTAGGCTTACATAGGCTATTATAATCATTTTATGAGTTTTAGCACTATATGTTAAATCAAATAAAAGTAAACCTCCTTAGAGTGGTTGCAATACTACCTTAAGAAGGTTTTTGTATTTAGCAAAGGTTAGTGGTCTCCCCCTTGATAAATCCACATAGATTGGGTTTCGCCAGCTTGCTCAAAACCACATTTCTTATAAAAATCTACTGTAGCCCCATCAGAAACCAAAATTTGTTGATGCAAGTGTGCATATTTGTGGTGCATAATTTCCATGATTTTTTTACCTATTTGTTGTCTTTGATAGTCAGGGTGCACCAACAAATGAGGGTAATATACCACCAAATGCCCATCAGAAAGCGCATTGCCAATGCCTACCAGTACACCCTTGTGCCGGGCAGTGACCAAATTGTGAGAGTTGAGCAGTGCTTGAAATAGTTCATGAGGCTTATTTGCTGATGACCACTC
This window harbors:
- a CDS encoding GNAT family N-acetyltransferase → MHIVYSDNKNICQAEVINLYQLNEWSSANKPHELFQALLNSHNLVTARHKGVLVGIGNALSDGHLVVYYPHLLVHPDYQRQQIGKKIMEIMHHKYAHLHQQILVSDGATVDFYKKCGFEQAGETQSMWIYQGGDH